The Salvelinus fontinalis isolate EN_2023a chromosome 9, ASM2944872v1, whole genome shotgun sequence genome has a window encoding:
- the LOC129862431 gene encoding RNA polymerase II elongation factor ELL2-like isoform X1: MAALRQEHQYGLSCAKINKNVPNKTLYHVKLTDTAIRTLEAYQNLKGSLTNQPAICFKGSQGYIKIPAPSPDAPDALRVFSFYLSSDSKDKPQASFDCTHQYVTREGREHLEGQGSIQDKITVCATDDSYQMTRERMSQVEKDIMSRSAIEIKPGSTRGKCVKIQRKQGLSSSMDSSSNKHSPSNKRSGAPSPVALRPLRDRIIHVLALKFYRKPELLLWLERERASPKDKADLGAVLDDVAKLNPKDHSFTLKDEFYSHVQKDWPGYLEEEKQLIHRLLARKLQPLSSSSQLKSFQSNHSFHKTPGDSPSQLSPVKTPSVKRPFPSELSDCQTPKMQRLLDHSLPLQSLSNGHLGPIGARSSSGPGNPNVQTKTEFERTNNHIQGSPNGLYTRHKLDGSSSIPKLERTEPVPAVPSPKAPQTEPSICTDQQLANGQHKKKKSKKHKDKEREHLKQDWIENSPDLKQNQEHFNDHEGAKTPVTRTSPVELPDYFIMYNIITASEQRQQYKEDFCAEYDEYRALHHRIGTITEMFVQLGSKINTLSPGTQEYKLMEDEILQKYRKYKKKFPGYREEKKRCEYLHQKLSHIKGLILDYDRTQAPS, translated from the exons GGATCCTTAACAAATCAGCCAGCAATTTGCTTCAAGGGGAGCCAGGGG TACATCAAGATCCCCGCCCCGTCCCCAGATGCCCCGGACGCACTACGAGTCTTCTCCTTCTACCTGTCCAGTGATAGCAAGGACAAACCTCAGGCAAGCTTCGACTGCACACACCAGTATGTCACAAG GGAGGGCAGGGAGCACCTGGAAGGCCAGGGCAGTATTCAGGACAAGATCACTGTGTGTGCCACTGATGACTCGTACCAGATGACCCGGGAGCGCATGTCTCAGGTGGAGAAGGACATCATGAGCAGGTCGGCCATCGAGATCAAGCCAGGCTCCACACGTG GTAAATGTGTGAAAATCCAGAGGAAGCAGGGCCTGTCCTCAAGCAtggacagcagcagcaacaagCACTCCCCCAGCAACAAGAGGAGCGGGGCCCCCAGCCCAGTGGCCCTCAGGCCCCTAAGAGACCGTATCATCCACGTCTTGGCCTTGAAGTTCTACAGGAAGCCTGAGCTGCTGCTGtggctggagagggagagggccagTCCTAAGGACAAGGCTGACCTGGGAGCAGTACTGGACGAT GTTGCTAAACTGAATCCCAAAGACCACAGCTTTACACTGAAGGATGAGTTCTACAGTCATGTCCAGAAGGATTGGCCCGGTTACctagaggaagagaagcagctcATCCATAGGCTCCTGGCTAG GAAACTGCAGCCACTGAGCAGCAGTAGCCAGTTGAAGAGTTTCCAGTCAAACCATTCATTCCACAAAACCCCTGGGGATTCTCCGTCACAACTCAGCCCGGTCAAAACTCCCTCTGTG AAACGCCCATTTCCCTCTGAGCTATCTGATTGTCAGACCCCCAAGATGCAAAGACTATTAGACCACAGTTTACCCCTGCAGTCCCTTTCCAATGGACACCTTGGTCCCATTGGAGCCCGTAGCTCATCTGGTCCAGGCAACCCCAATGTACAGACCAAAACAGAGTTTGAGAGAACCAACAATCACATCCAGGGAAGCCCTAATGGTCTCTACACACGGCACAAACTGGATGGTTCCTCCAGTATTCCGAAGCTGGAGAGGACAGAGCCGGTCCCAGCAGTACCAAGCCCCAAGGCCCCACAAACTGAGCCCTCCATCTGCACTGACCAGCAGCTAGCCAACGGCCAGCACAAAAAGAAGAAGTCCAAGAAGCACAAAGACAAGGAACGGGAGCACTTAAAACAAGACTGGATAGAGAACAGTCCCGACCTGAAGCAGAACCAGGAGCATTTCAATG ACCATGAGGGGGCTAAAACACCTGTCACTCGTACGTCACCGGTAGAGCTGCCCGACTATTTCAT AATGTACAACATCATCACAGCCTCAGAGCAACGGCAACAGTACAAGGAGGATTTCTGTGCGGAGTATGATGAGTACAGGGCCCTGCATCACCGGATCGGTACTATCACAGAGATGTTTGTTCAGCTGGGCTCAAAGATCAACACTCTCTCCCCCGGTACACAGGAATACAAG CTCATGGAGGACGAAATACTGCAGAAATACAGAAAATATAAGAAA AAGTTCCCTGGTTACCGGGAAGAGAAGAAGCGATGCGAGTATCTGCATCAGAAACTGTCTCACATCAAAGGTCTGATCCTGGACTATGACCGTACCCAGGCCCCTTCATAG
- the LOC129862431 gene encoding RNA polymerase II elongation factor ELL2-like isoform X2 produces the protein MAALRQEHQYGLSCAKINKNVPNKTLYHVKLTDTAIRTLEAYQNLKGSLTNQPAICFKGSQGYIKIPAPSPDAPDALRVFSFYLSSDSKDKPQASFDCTHQYVTREGREHLEGQGSIQDKITVCATDDSYQMTRERMSQVEKDIMSRSAIEIKPGSTRGKCVKIQRKQGLSSSMDSSSNKHSPSNKRSGAPSPVALRPLRDRIIHVLALKFYRKPELLLWLERERASPKDKADLGAVLDDVAKLNPKDHSFTLKDEFYSHVQKDWPGYLEEEKQLIHRLLARKLQPLSSSSQLKSFQSNHSFHKTPGDSPSQLSPVKTPSVKRPFPSELSDCQTPKMQRLLDHSLPLQSLSNGHLGPIGARSSSGPGNPNVQTKTEFERTNNHIQGSPNGLYTRHKLDGSSSIPKLERTEPVPAVPSPKAPQTEPSICTDQQLANGQHKKKKSKKHKDKEREHLKQDWIENSPDLKQNQEHFNECTTSSQPQSNGNSTRRISVRSMMSTGPCITGSVLSQRCLFSWAQRSTLSPPVHRNTSSWRTKYCRNTENIRKSSLVTGKRRSDASICIRNCLTSKV, from the exons GGATCCTTAACAAATCAGCCAGCAATTTGCTTCAAGGGGAGCCAGGGG TACATCAAGATCCCCGCCCCGTCCCCAGATGCCCCGGACGCACTACGAGTCTTCTCCTTCTACCTGTCCAGTGATAGCAAGGACAAACCTCAGGCAAGCTTCGACTGCACACACCAGTATGTCACAAG GGAGGGCAGGGAGCACCTGGAAGGCCAGGGCAGTATTCAGGACAAGATCACTGTGTGTGCCACTGATGACTCGTACCAGATGACCCGGGAGCGCATGTCTCAGGTGGAGAAGGACATCATGAGCAGGTCGGCCATCGAGATCAAGCCAGGCTCCACACGTG GTAAATGTGTGAAAATCCAGAGGAAGCAGGGCCTGTCCTCAAGCAtggacagcagcagcaacaagCACTCCCCCAGCAACAAGAGGAGCGGGGCCCCCAGCCCAGTGGCCCTCAGGCCCCTAAGAGACCGTATCATCCACGTCTTGGCCTTGAAGTTCTACAGGAAGCCTGAGCTGCTGCTGtggctggagagggagagggccagTCCTAAGGACAAGGCTGACCTGGGAGCAGTACTGGACGAT GTTGCTAAACTGAATCCCAAAGACCACAGCTTTACACTGAAGGATGAGTTCTACAGTCATGTCCAGAAGGATTGGCCCGGTTACctagaggaagagaagcagctcATCCATAGGCTCCTGGCTAG GAAACTGCAGCCACTGAGCAGCAGTAGCCAGTTGAAGAGTTTCCAGTCAAACCATTCATTCCACAAAACCCCTGGGGATTCTCCGTCACAACTCAGCCCGGTCAAAACTCCCTCTGTG AAACGCCCATTTCCCTCTGAGCTATCTGATTGTCAGACCCCCAAGATGCAAAGACTATTAGACCACAGTTTACCCCTGCAGTCCCTTTCCAATGGACACCTTGGTCCCATTGGAGCCCGTAGCTCATCTGGTCCAGGCAACCCCAATGTACAGACCAAAACAGAGTTTGAGAGAACCAACAATCACATCCAGGGAAGCCCTAATGGTCTCTACACACGGCACAAACTGGATGGTTCCTCCAGTATTCCGAAGCTGGAGAGGACAGAGCCGGTCCCAGCAGTACCAAGCCCCAAGGCCCCACAAACTGAGCCCTCCATCTGCACTGACCAGCAGCTAGCCAACGGCCAGCACAAAAAGAAGAAGTCCAAGAAGCACAAAGACAAGGAACGGGAGCACTTAAAACAAGACTGGATAGAGAACAGTCCCGACCTGAAGCAGAACCAGGAGCATTTCAATG AATGTACAACATCATCACAGCCTCAGAGCAACGGCAACAGTACAAGGAGGATTTCTGTGCGGAGTATGATGAGTACAGGGCCCTGCATCACCGGATCGGTACTATCACAGAGATGTTTGTTCAGCTGGGCTCAAAGATCAACACTCTCTCCCCCGGTACACAGGAATACAAG CTCATGGAGGACGAAATACTGCAGAAATACAGAAAATATAAGAAA AAGTTCCCTGGTTACCGGGAAGAGAAGAAGCGATGCGAGTATCTGCATCAGAAACTGTCTCACATCAAAGGTCTGA